From the genome of Polycladomyces zharkentensis:
TGCGGCTCGTTTGGGAGTGGGACTCATTTCCGACTGCACCGACGTGCAACTGATCGATGGACGGATCGTGTTCACCCGACCGATTTATGCCGGAAAAGCTTTTGTCAAAAAAGTGGTGAAGTCCGGGATGGTGTTTGCCACCCTGCGCCCCAACAACATCCCGGCCCGTGAACCAGACCCGTCGCGAACGGCGGAAGTGAAGACGTTGGATGTGACATTTGCACCGGAAACACTGCGCACGATTGTCAAAGAAGTGGTGAAAAAGACGGCGGAAGGGGTCGACCTCTCCGAAGCGCGCATCATCGTTTCCGGCGGTCGGGGTGTGAAGAGCGCCGATGGCTTCAAACCGCTGAAAGAGTTGGCGGACGTACTCGGCGGGGCCGTGGGGGCATCCCGTGGAGCATGTGACGCCGGTTATTGCGATTATGCCCTGCAAATCGGGCAAACCGGAAAAGTGGTCACCCCTGACTTGTACATCGCTTGCGGCATTTCCGGTGCTATCCAGCATTTGGCGGGCATGTCCAATTCCAAAGTGATCGTCGCCATCAATAAGGACCCGGAAGCCAACATTTTCAACGTCGCCGACTACGGGATTGTCGGAGATTTGTTTGAAGTGGTACCGATGTTGACGGAAGAGTTCAAAAAAGTGCTGGCGCAAAAGGTGTGACGAATTGCCTCAACCGAATGAATCTGAAGGAACAATGAAAGAAGTTTACCCGGTACTGCGAGTGGGAGGCGGCTCTTTGCGAGATTTTGCCGGCCGTTTCCCCATCTCGCTTCATCGCTCGGGCTACAGGCGGTCAGGAGTATCCTGCCGCCCTCTTTCATACGTCTTCTCAATATTTCGCTACCCGAAAGGGTTGGAAGTTCGTCGGGTTCGGTGGTATACTGATTAATATCTGACGAACCAATGGATAAGGAGGGCTAGGTATGGCCATTGTGGACGTGACGGATCAAACCTTTGCCAACGAAGTAGAATCCGGCGGCACCGTACTGGTGGACTTTTGGGCTCCGTGGTGCGGACCGTGCAAAATGATTGCGCCGGTTTTGGAAGAAGTGGATGGAGAAATCGGCGATAAATTGAAAATCGCCAAAGTGAATGTGGACAACAACCCGGACACCGCCAGCCGTTTTGGTGTGATGAGCATTCCGACTCTGATGGTGTTCAAAAACGGCGAAATGGTGGCCAAAATGTCCGGTTATCAACCCAAAGAGCAATTGATGCAGTGGTTGAATCAATATTTGTGACATCATGCCAAAACCCGGCAACCGATTCCGTTGCCGGGTTTGATATTCTCAAGCGGTGACGGTTTGACCGTCCTTTTTCATTTGACGGCCGTTTGTTGACTTTTCCGGTGCTTGATTGTCCGTTTTGCTTTCAAACAGTTTATTGCGGATCAGATGGACATACCGGGTGTACAGCGTACCAATCATCAACATGGCGGGGATCATGTGCAACAACGCGAAGGACAGTCCCCCGAACCCGCCGCCGATGATATTGGCAATGGTTTGGTCACCGAAAAATTGGAGAACAAACCAGGGGCAAACGATGAGCATGGTTAGCACGGTCACACATACCGTTCCCAGAATCAAGGAGTAGAGAAAAGAAAGAACGGCTGGTCCGGCCTGGAGCCATAACAGGCGAAAGCTGTGTCTCACAGCTGAAAACACTCCTGTTTTCTCCACCATCAAGATGACAGGGCTGTGGACAGCCGCCACTGTCAAACCGAGCAATACCAGTCCGCCCACGGTACAAACCACTGTTTGTCCCGGTCCCGGTGGCATTGCCTCCGCAATTTGCGCAACGCCCCAACCCGTCAAACCGATCAGGATGGCGTGGATCAACGCCATCGGAATCATCCGCAAGGGATAGCGTATCCCGTAGTAAAAGAAATGGCCGACGGAAAAACGGTCATGCAACGTGACTTCCCGCATGGCTCCCATCAGGCCGCACAACAAAAACAACATCAAAAAGAGCAACAAAGTGGATAACAATCCCAGCCCCGTTTGCCATACGGGCGACAGTCGCGTCAAGATCCGGGGCAGTACATCCGCTTGCAGTACGGACATGGTTTCAACAGGACGAGAGAAGAAAGACGGCGCGACCATCCATATAAATATCACCGTGAACGTAAACATGACACAAAACGAGAAAAAGCCGCCCACCAACATGCTGAACCAAAGTTTGATGCCGTGACGGTTCAGGACAATCAGTGTTTCACGCAATCCGATCTCCCTTTCATCAATTGATCATGGCCCCCTTTGACACTCCATACGTAACGTACACCGGCACTCCCTATGGTCGCCGTGAGCTTTCAGGCGACTTTTTCTGTAAAAAAAGACGCCCGTAGGCGTCCGTTTGTTGTAGGGAATTTTTTACTGTTGCCGGGGATAGCGCGGCGGTTGGCTCGGTTTTTCCGGTTGAGGTTGTTGAGACGGTTGCGTTAATTGCGATTGTGACGGTTGCGGCATCTGCCAAGACGGTTTCACCTGCTGTTGGGTCGGATTGAAGGTAAAGGACGGTTGGAACGGCGATTGGAACTGCGGTCCCGATGATGGCTGTTGCGAAGGTTGTTGCGGTTGGGACCCACCCGTCTGAGCGCCGGAACCACCGGATGTTGTCGACGGTTGATGGGATTGCCCCCACGCACCCGATTGACTTCCTGTTGGCGGCTGGTTGGGTTGACTCCATGAAACCGAGGGGCTTCCCATTGGCGGTTGCGCCGGTTGACTTGGTTGCTGCCACGTTTGTCCCTGCGGATTCAAGCCCGGGTTGTACCCGCTGCCGAAACCGGTGGCAGGACCCTGTTGACGGGAAGCATCGCTGTAGCCGTGTCCTTGCCCTTGCCAATTGGCGTCCGCAGTCGGTCTGCTTCCCGGATACAGTTCGCCGCGCAGCCGGTTTTGGTAGCGATGGGCGATAAAGAGATTATTCACCGTGATCACATATACCCAAAAGGGAATGATGAGCAAAAAAACAAAGAATGCGATGATGGAGCTGGTCTCGGCAAGGAACCCCAAGATCAGATCGATAATGGAAGCGACCACCCAGATTCCCAATACGCCCAAAAACGTAAGGAACACAGAACCAAATTGCTGGCGGAGCAGACGGAAAGATTGACTGATGGAACGAAACACTTTTTCGTTTTCAGCGATAAGAATAATCGGTGCATTCATAAACGCCAGGACAGGGACAAAATAAGCCGCCAATGCTAAGATGGACAGAATCGACCCGATAACCAAACTTTTGTTCGCAAATGAAATAATGGCCCCAAAAAAGAACAGCAGAAACGGAATATAGGTCAGGGACATCAAAAAAGTGAGTCCGAGCATCTTGAAAGCGTATCGGAATCCCGTACGGAAGAACGAACCGATTGATGATTGACCATGGCAAACCGCCTCAACGGCAGATCCGATTGCTCCCGAACCCCAGATGGATGCGAACAAAAAGGTAATCGCATAATAAATGATCACACTGAAGCCGAAAATTCCCAAGATTTGTGCCGGATCAAAGTTGCCGCCTTGCAGTTTGTCCATGGCGCCTGAACCCAATATCGATCCAAACGTGACGAACAACAAAATCCCCATCACGAACGAAAGCAAT
Proteins encoded in this window:
- a CDS encoding electron transfer flavoprotein subunit alpha/FixB family protein — translated: MSRNVLVLADVRDGALRNVSLECLAAAGRVAEGGKVTATVFGSKAKSLAETLAHYGADEVIVVENDQLDQYTTDAYFQAFKQVIDTVGPDVIFTGHTAVGRDVSPRIAARLGVGLISDCTDVQLIDGRIVFTRPIYAGKAFVKKVVKSGMVFATLRPNNIPAREPDPSRTAEVKTLDVTFAPETLRTIVKEVVKKTAEGVDLSEARIIVSGGRGVKSADGFKPLKELADVLGGAVGASRGACDAGYCDYALQIGQTGKVVTPDLYIACGISGAIQHLAGMSNSKVIVAINKDPEANIFNVADYGIVGDLFEVVPMLTEEFKKVLAQKV
- the trxA gene encoding thioredoxin translates to MAIVDVTDQTFANEVESGGTVLVDFWAPWCGPCKMIAPVLEEVDGEIGDKLKIAKVNVDNNPDTASRFGVMSIPTLMVFKNGEMVAKMSGYQPKEQLMQWLNQYL